A window of Aliarcobacter trophiarum LMG 25534 contains these coding sequences:
- the neuB gene encoding N-acetylneuraminate synthase, with the protein MRKVFIIAEAGVNHNGSIELAKKLIDVAVEAKVDAVKFQTFKAENLVSKNAQKADYQKETTSKEESQFEMIKKLELDVKTHKELISYCNSKNIMFLSTPFDHDSIELLNDLGLEIFKIPSGEITNLPYLRHIGKLNKKVILSTGMANIGEIEDAIDILINSGTKKENITVLHANTEYPTPMEDVNLRAMLTIGNTFDIEFGYSDHTLGIEVPTAAVALGASCIEKHFTLDKTMEGPDHKASLEPDELKAMVKAVRNIEKALGNSVKKPSQSESKNKPIARKSIVAKSRIKKGEVLNENNLVIKRPGNGISPMRWDEVIGTIASKDYKEDELI; encoded by the coding sequence ATGAGGAAAGTATTTATCATAGCAGAAGCTGGGGTTAATCATAATGGAAGTATTGAATTAGCTAAAAAACTAATCGATGTAGCAGTTGAAGCAAAAGTTGATGCAGTAAAGTTTCAGACCTTTAAGGCTGAAAATTTAGTTTCAAAAAATGCACAAAAGGCTGATTATCAAAAAGAAACAACTAGTAAGGAAGAGTCTCAATTTGAGATGATAAAGAAACTTGAGTTAGATGTAAAAACTCATAAAGAACTTATCTCTTATTGTAATTCAAAAAACATTATGTTTTTATCGACTCCTTTTGACCATGATAGTATTGAACTTTTAAATGATTTAGGACTTGAAATATTTAAAATTCCAAGTGGAGAGATTACAAATCTTCCATATTTAAGACATATAGGAAAACTAAATAAAAAAGTCATACTTTCGACTGGAATGGCTAATATTGGTGAGATTGAAGATGCTATAGATATTTTAATAAATTCTGGAACAAAAAAAGAAAATATTACAGTTTTACATGCAAATACAGAGTATCCAACTCCTATGGAAGATGTAAATTTAAGAGCAATGCTTACTATTGGAAATACCTTTGATATAGAGTTTGGATATAGTGATCATACTTTGGGAATAGAAGTTCCAACAGCAGCAGTTGCCTTAGGAGCTAGTTGTATAGAAAAACATTTTACTTTAGATAAAACTATGGAAGGTCCTGATCATAAAGCTAGTTTAGAACCAGATGAGCTAAAAGCTATGGTAAAAGCTGTTAGAAATATTGAGAAAGCTTTAGGAAATAGTGTAAAAAAACCAAGTCAAAGTGAGTCAAAAAATAAGCCAATAGCTAGAAAATCAATAGTTGCAAAAAGTAGGATAAAAAAAGGTGAAGTATTAAATGAAAATAATCTTGTAATAAAAAGACCAGGGAATGGAATCTCTCCTATGAGATGGGATGAAGTTATTGGAACTATTGCTAGTAAAGATTATAAAGAAGATGAATTAATATGA
- a CDS encoding type II secretion system F family protein, which yields MKKYSVKYQENGKIKREIVDNEKLLSLQKSKNILEIKENKRVFNFLEREIKIDNKILGQLFYELNLMLKSKINISDALEILINNRKNRKVIDFLKTINYSFSNSKPIKEELIRFKIDHSVKSFLEISQNSANIELNIEAISLLLNETKDIKKSFYKAISYPIFLLVSFIISIFIIFLFVVPNFKTIFAQTQTNLPLATKILLASEDFFLNNTAFILLIPVIVIFLIWILYKTSNKFSFFVDKFFFKTVPIVSKIYQYFEFYKLFLVIEIMQKSQYEFHRAFESSKLLVKNKYLLDKIHNIDNLLQNGKTIIYSFKYVDIFDDIVLNLLNTGEVSNSLELTIFEIKKIYKNRFDDSVNFIILLIQPIFLLLMAGLTIFIVIAIFTPIWEMGSLIR from the coding sequence ATGAAAAAATATAGCGTAAAATATCAGGAAAATGGCAAGATAAAAAGAGAGATTGTTGATAATGAAAAGCTTTTATCTCTCCAAAAGTCAAAAAATATTTTGGAGATAAAAGAGAACAAGAGAGTGTTTAATTTTTTAGAAAGAGAGATTAAAATTGATAATAAAATACTAGGACAACTATTTTATGAACTAAATTTGATGTTAAAATCAAAGATAAATATAAGCGACGCCTTAGAAATATTAATAAACAATAGGAAAAATAGAAAAGTTATAGACTTTTTAAAAACAATAAATTACTCTTTTTCAAACTCTAAACCAATAAAAGAGGAGCTAATAAGATTTAAAATTGATCATTCTGTAAAATCATTTTTGGAGATTTCACAAAATAGTGCAAATATTGAGTTGAATATTGAGGCAATATCTTTACTTCTAAATGAGACAAAAGATATAAAAAAGAGCTTCTATAAAGCTATCTCTTACCCTATATTTTTATTAGTTAGTTTTATAATCTCAATTTTTATTATATTCTTATTTGTTGTTCCAAATTTTAAAACAATTTTTGCACAGACACAAACTAACTTACCTCTTGCTACAAAAATATTATTGGCTAGTGAAGATTTCTTTTTAAACAATACTGCTTTTATACTTTTAATTCCAGTTATAGTGATATTTTTAATATGGATTTTATATAAAACAAGCAACAAGTTTAGTTTTTTTGTAGATAAGTTTTTTTTTAAAACAGTTCCAATAGTTAGTAAAATATACCAATATTTTGAGTTTTATAAACTATTTTTAGTGATAGAGATAATGCAAAAATCACAATATGAGTTTCATAGAGCATTTGAAAGTTCAAAGCTTTTAGTAAAAAACAAATATTTGTTGGATAAAATACATAATATTGATAATTTATTGCAAAATGGTAAAACAATTATCTACTCATTTAAATATGTAGATATTTTTGATGATATAGTTTTAAACCTCTTAAATACAGGAGAAGTTTCAAACTCTTTGGAGCTTACAATTTTTGAAATTAAAAAGATATACAAAAATAGATTTGATGATAGTGTAAATTTTATAATATTATTAATACAACCCATATTTTTATTATTGATGGCAGGTTTAACTATTTTTATAGTTATTGCTATATTTACACCGATTTGGGAAATGGGAAGTTTGATTAGATAA
- a CDS encoding LegC family aminotransferase, whose protein sequence is MQKIVDFIKQSFKTQEFIPLHEPRFIGNEKKYLNDCIDSTFVSSVGKYVDTFEKEFAKIVGSKFAIATVNGTAALHISLILANVKKDDEVITQPLTFIATCNAISYIGANPVFVDVDLDTMGLSPKSLKNFLESNCEVVDNKCINKTTNRQIKVCVPMHTFGHPCKIDEIKDICDNWNISLVEDAAESLGSYYKDKHTGTFGKVGAFSFNGNKIITSGGGGVIVTDDVELAKRAKHITTTAKIPHPYEYVHSEIAYNYRLPNLNAALLVAQLEQLNKFLDSKRELANIYKDFFETTNMKFISEAKNSKSNYWLQAVLLGDLKQRDDFLDFTNKNGVMTRPIWRLMNELEMFKDCQKDDLKNAKYLEQRVVNIPSSVRV, encoded by the coding sequence ATGCAAAAAATAGTTGATTTTATAAAACAAAGTTTTAAAACGCAAGAGTTTATACCGCTTCATGAACCAAGATTTATTGGAAATGAAAAGAAATATTTAAATGATTGTATAGATTCTACATTTGTATCAAGTGTTGGAAAATATGTAGATACTTTTGAAAAAGAGTTTGCTAAAATTGTAGGAAGTAAATTTGCCATAGCAACTGTAAATGGAACAGCAGCACTTCACATCTCTCTTATTTTAGCAAATGTAAAAAAAGACGATGAAGTTATTACACAGCCACTTACTTTTATAGCAACTTGTAATGCAATAAGCTATATTGGAGCAAACCCAGTTTTTGTTGATGTTGATTTAGATACTATGGGGTTAAGCCCAAAATCACTTAAAAACTTTTTAGAGTCTAATTGCGAAGTAGTAGATAATAAATGTATAAATAAAACTACAAATAGACAAATTAAAGTTTGTGTTCCTATGCATACTTTTGGGCATCCTTGTAAGATTGATGAGATAAAAGATATTTGTGATAATTGGAATATTTCTTTAGTAGAAGATGCAGCTGAAAGTTTAGGAAGTTATTATAAAGATAAACATACTGGAACTTTTGGAAAAGTAGGGGCATTCTCTTTTAATGGAAATAAAATAATCACAAGTGGTGGTGGTGGAGTAATAGTTACAGATGATGTAGAATTGGCAAAAAGAGCAAAGCATATTACTACAACAGCAAAAATACCACATCCTTATGAATATGTTCATAGTGAAATAGCATATAATTATAGATTGCCAAATTTAAATGCAGCTTTACTTGTAGCTCAACTCGAACAGCTAAATAAATTTTTAGATTCAAAAAGAGAGTTAGCAAATATTTATAAAGATTTCTTTGAAACTACAAATATGAAATTTATAAGTGAAGCAAAAAATAGTAAATCCAACTATTGGCTTCAGGCAGTTTTATTGGGTGATTTAAAGCAAAGAGATGATTTCTTAGATTTTACAAATAAAAATGGTGTTATGACAAGACCTATTTGGAGACTGATGAATGAGCTTGAGATGTTTAAAGATTGCCAAAAAGATGATTTAAAAAATGCAAAATATTTAGAACAAAGAGTAGTTAATATTCCAAGTAGTGTGAGAGTATAA
- a CDS encoding NeuD/PglB/VioB family sugar acetyltransferase → MKEKIVLIGGGGHCHSVIDVIELENKYEIIGIVDIKENIGKKVLNYPIIARDDDLEELFKTCKNAVITIGHIKSNELRKKLFEKAKNIGFTFPSIISPIAYVSKHTFVDEGTVVMHNVLINANTKIGKNCIINTKALIEHDCIVEDNCHISTATVINGGVVVKSDSFVGSNATLKQSIKIDGFVKAGSLAK, encoded by the coding sequence ATGAAAGAAAAAATAGTTCTTATTGGTGGTGGTGGACATTGTCATAGTGTTATTGATGTTATAGAACTTGAAAATAAATATGAAATTATTGGTATCGTTGATATTAAAGAGAATATCGGAAAAAAAGTTTTAAATTATCCTATAATTGCTCGTGATGATGATTTGGAAGAGCTATTTAAAACTTGTAAAAATGCTGTTATTACAATAGGACATATAAAATCAAATGAATTGAGAAAAAAGCTATTTGAAAAAGCAAAAAATATAGGATTTACTTTTCCATCTATCATATCACCAATCGCTTATGTTTCAAAACATACTTTTGTAGATGAAGGAACAGTTGTTATGCATAATGTACTTATAAATGCAAATACAAAAATAGGTAAAAATTGTATAATAAATACAAAAGCTTTAATAGAGCATGATTGTATAGTAGAAGATAATTGCCATATTTCAACCGCAACTGTAATAAACGGTGGAGTAGTTGTAAAAAGTGATAGTTTTGTTGGAAGTAATGCTACTTTAAAACAAAGTATAAAAATAGATGGATTCGTAAAAGCAGGGAGTTTGGCTAAATGA
- a CDS encoding GspE/PulE family protein: MSILKTKIDYTLFERYDKEYFIQNRIVPIYEDSISLKVAICKSSKIDKIKDDFVKIVNFIEEKESDILFILANIEKRVTLYKAAFKSLSSNNDEKFTSYFLDELILYSIEQRASDIHIEKYQDLCLFKFRVDGRLRIFFSFGSELFRVFSSFVKLISNLDMTQVRLALDGRFSREINNIKYDFRLSTMPTIEAESIVLRVLDNKNIDKRLDDLGLTKNIYDELKDVLKLTQGLILISGPTGSGKTTTLYSILKELNSDEKKIITVEDPIEYKINSINQVPINNKVGLSFELVLKNILRQDPDIIFIGEIRDKFSLDVALQASLTGHLVLASIHSSNSIETITRLIDLKADPFLISTTLKAVMAQRLVLIHCKKCEDGCIDCNFTKFYDRSSIAEILRVDEEISSLIFNKASFNELKNCLRKRDYKTMLDDGKQKVENGITTLEEVYKVINY, encoded by the coding sequence TTGAGCATTTTAAAAACAAAAATTGATTACACTTTATTTGAGAGATATGATAAAGAGTACTTTATACAAAATAGAATTGTACCAATATATGAAGATAGTATTAGCTTAAAAGTTGCTATTTGTAAGAGCTCTAAAATAGATAAAATAAAAGATGATTTTGTAAAGATTGTGAATTTTATAGAGGAGAAAGAGAGTGATATTCTATTTATCTTGGCAAACATTGAAAAAAGAGTAACTTTATATAAAGCTGCTTTTAAATCTCTATCTTCTAATAATGATGAAAAATTTACCTCATATTTTTTGGATGAACTTATACTCTATTCTATTGAGCAAAGAGCGAGTGATATTCATATTGAGAAGTATCAAGACTTGTGTCTTTTTAAATTTAGAGTTGATGGAAGATTAAGAATTTTTTTTAGTTTTGGCAGTGAACTATTTAGAGTTTTTTCATCTTTTGTAAAGCTAATCTCAAATCTTGATATGACACAAGTGCGTCTAGCATTAGATGGCAGATTTTCAAGAGAGATTAATAATATAAAGTATGATTTTAGACTTTCTACAATGCCAACTATTGAAGCTGAATCTATAGTTTTGAGAGTTTTAGATAATAAAAATATAGATAAAAGATTAGATGATTTGGGGCTTACTAAAAATATTTATGACGAGTTAAAAGATGTATTAAAATTAACTCAAGGTTTGATTTTGATTAGTGGTCCAACAGGAAGTGGTAAAACTACAACCCTTTATTCAATATTAAAAGAGCTAAATAGTGATGAAAAAAAGATAATAACAGTTGAAGATCCTATTGAATATAAAATTAATAGTATAAATCAAGTTCCTATAAATAATAAAGTAGGTCTTAGTTTTGAACTTGTACTAAAAAATATTTTAAGACAAGACCCTGATATTATTTTTATAGGAGAAATTAGAGATAAATTTTCATTAGATGTCGCTCTTCAAGCTTCATTAACAGGGCATTTGGTACTTGCAAGTATTCATTCATCTAACTCTATTGAGACAATTACACGATTGATAGATTTAAAAGCTGACCCTTTTTTAATCTCAACTACTCTTAAAGCAGTTATGGCACAAAGGTTAGTTTTAATTCACTGCAAAAAATGTGAAGATGGTTGTATTGATTGCAATTTCACAAAGTTCTATGATAGAAGCTCTATTGCTGAGATATTAAGAGTTGATGAAGAGATTTCATCTTTGATATTTAATAAAGCGAGTTTTAATGAACTAAAAAATTGTCTAAGAAAGAGAGATTATAAGACAATGCTAGATGATGGTAAACAAAAGGTTGAGAATGGAATAACTACACTAGAAGAGGTTTACAAGGTTATAAACTACTAA
- the corA gene encoding magnesium/cobalt transporter CorA: MITCYIKKQHRLTVVEGIEYLNDLEDRKSVIWIDMLFPTLEEVRAIEAIFNIEFPTKQESEEIELSSRYWEEHNRIEINSYFLINDSKEPVNETVSFILQEELLISVRYKKLASFDASIRKLLASPREYKTGYSIFSQIIDIRIDADADIIENLGRDIAAIRKQAFNDDVDNEDLLEQMSAFENLNMKIRENLTDKQRILNSLLKSQRVSEDKSDLPIMLKDIRSLIDHTNFNFERLDYLQNIFVGLLSVEQNKVIKIFTIVNVIFLPPTLVASIYGMNFHIMPELDWEYGYLFSIGVMVLSAISPLIIFRKKGWI, from the coding sequence TTGATTACTTGTTATATAAAAAAACAACATAGATTGACTGTAGTTGAGGGTATTGAATACTTAAATGATCTTGAAGATAGAAAAAGTGTTATTTGGATTGATATGCTTTTTCCTACTCTTGAAGAAGTAAGAGCAATTGAAGCTATTTTCAATATAGAGTTTCCTACAAAACAAGAGAGTGAAGAGATTGAGCTTAGTTCTAGATATTGGGAAGAGCATAATAGAATAGAGATAAATAGTTATTTCTTAATAAATGATAGTAAAGAGCCTGTAAATGAGACAGTTTCTTTTATTTTACAAGAGGAGTTGTTGATATCTGTTCGATATAAAAAACTAGCAAGTTTTGATGCATCAATTAGAAAACTACTTGCAAGTCCTAGAGAGTATAAAACTGGTTACTCTATATTTTCACAAATTATTGATATAAGAATTGATGCCGATGCTGATATTATAGAAAACTTAGGAAGAGATATAGCTGCTATAAGAAAACAAGCATTTAACGATGATGTTGATAATGAAGATTTACTGGAGCAAATGTCTGCTTTTGAGAACTTAAATATGAAAATAAGAGAAAATCTTACAGATAAACAAAGAATATTAAACTCTTTATTGAAATCTCAAAGAGTAAGTGAAGATAAGAGCGATCTTCCTATTATGTTAAAGGATATTAGGTCTTTGATTGATCATACAAATTTTAATTTTGAAAGACTTGATTATTTACAAAATATTTTTGTGGGACTTTTGAGTGTGGAACAAAATAAAGTTATTAAAATTTTTACAATTGTAAATGTTATTTTTCTTCCACCAACACTTGTTGCTAGTATTTATGGAATGAACTTTCATATTATGCCAGAACTTGATTGGGAGTATGGTTATCTGTTTTCTATAGGAGTTATGGTTTTATCAGCTATTTCACCTTTGATAATATTTAGAAAAAAAGGTTGGATATAA
- the neuC gene encoding UDP-N-acetylglucosamine 2-epimerase — MKICVVTGTRAEYGLLYWLMKEIEADKDLELQLIVTGMHLSPEFGLTYQTIEKDFKIDKKIEMLLSSDTSIGISKSMGLAQISFSEVYEELKPDILVVLGDRYEIFSATSAAMIARIPIVHLHGGETTEGAFDESIRHSITKMSHLHFTATEEYKNRVIQLGENPFRVFNVGGMGIENIKRLKLLSKDEFEKSIDFKLNKKNILVTFHPVTLERDTAREQFQELIDAIDELKDTNIIFTKANSDTDGRVINEMIDEYVAKNNTKSVCFTSLGQLRYLSALQYVDAMVGNSSSGLAEAPSFKKGTINIGDRQKGRIKSSSVIDCEANKNSILEGFTKLYSKEFQETLKTINNPYGDGCASKKIVEIIKSVDLKNILKKPFYDLKD, encoded by the coding sequence ATGAAAATTTGTGTAGTAACAGGAACAAGAGCTGAATACGGATTACTTTATTGGCTAATGAAAGAAATTGAAGCCGATAAAGATTTAGAACTTCAACTTATAGTTACAGGAATGCATTTAAGCCCTGAATTTGGCTTGACATATCAGACAATAGAAAAAGATTTTAAAATTGATAAAAAAATAGAGATGCTTTTATCTTCTGATACATCAATTGGTATCTCAAAATCTATGGGATTAGCTCAAATATCTTTTAGTGAAGTATATGAAGAGTTAAAACCAGATATTTTAGTGGTATTAGGAGATAGATATGAGATATTTAGTGCAACAAGTGCGGCTATGATAGCTCGTATTCCTATTGTTCATCTTCATGGTGGAGAGACAACGGAAGGTGCATTTGATGAGTCAATAAGACATAGTATTACAAAAATGAGTCATTTACACTTTACAGCTACAGAAGAGTATAAAAATAGAGTAATTCAGCTAGGTGAAAATCCTTTTAGAGTTTTTAATGTTGGTGGAATGGGAATTGAGAATATCAAAAGATTAAAACTTTTATCTAAAGATGAGTTTGAGAAATCAATTGATTTTAAATTAAATAAAAAAAATATACTTGTAACTTTTCATCCTGTAACTTTAGAGAGGGACACAGCAAGAGAACAATTTCAAGAATTGATAGATGCTATAGATGAACTAAAAGATACAAATATTATATTCACAAAAGCAAATAGCGATACAGATGGAAGAGTTATAAACGAAATGATTGATGAATATGTAGCTAAGAATAATACTAAATCAGTTTGTTTTACTTCTTTAGGACAATTAAGATACCTAAGTGCTTTACAATATGTAGATGCAATGGTTGGAAATAGTTCTAGTGGATTAGCAGAAGCTCCTAGTTTTAAAAAAGGAACTATAAATATTGGAGATAGACAAAAAGGAAGAATAAAATCTTCTAGTGTGATTGATTGTGAAGCAAATAAAAATTCTATTTTAGAAGGATTTACTAAACTATATTCAAAAGAGTTTCAAGAAACTTTAAAAACCATAAATAATCCATATGGAGATGGCTGTGCAAGTAAAAAGATAGTTGAGATTATAAAAAGTGTAGATTTGAAAAATATACTTAAAAAACCATTTTATGATTTAAAGGATTAA
- a CDS encoding UDP-N-acetylglucosamine 4,6-dehydratase — protein sequence MVKILELIGRTKELFVKDIQTYEKELLKIVSSSTFLVLGGAGSIGQAVTKEIFKRNPKKLHVVDISENNMVELVRDIRSSFGYIDGDFQTFALDIGSWEYDAFIKADGRYDYVLNLSALKHVRSEKDPYTLMRMIETNIFNTDKTLQQSIDNGTKKYFCVSTDKAANPVNMMGASKRIMEMFVNRKSKQIDVSMARFANVAFSDGSLLHGFNQRIQKNQPIVAPNDIKRYFVTPQESGELCLMSCIFGENRDIFFPKLSENLHLITFSEIAVKYLKNLGFEPYLCKDEEEARELGKSLPKKGKYPCLFTASDTTGEKDFEEFFTDKEVLDMEKFENLGIIKNEAIYEEKLLNEFENVIKTYKQKLSWTKEDIVKEFFRLIPDFGHKETGKYLDGKM from the coding sequence ATAGTTAAGATATTGGAACTAATTGGAAGAACAAAAGAACTTTTTGTAAAAGATATACAAACTTATGAAAAAGAGCTTTTAAAAATAGTATCAAGCTCTACATTTCTAGTTTTAGGTGGAGCCGGAAGTATTGGACAAGCTGTTACAAAAGAGATATTTAAAAGAAATCCAAAAAAGCTTCATGTAGTTGACATTAGTGAAAACAATATGGTTGAACTTGTTCGGGATATTAGAAGTAGTTTTGGCTATATAGATGGAGATTTTCAAACATTTGCACTTGATATTGGAAGTTGGGAGTATGATGCTTTTATAAAAGCTGATGGAAGATATGATTATGTTTTAAATTTATCAGCTTTAAAACATGTAAGAAGTGAAAAAGACCCTTATACTCTTATGCGAATGATTGAAACAAATATTTTTAATACAGATAAGACACTTCAACAATCAATTGATAATGGAACTAAAAAATATTTTTGTGTAAGTACAGATAAGGCTGCTAATCCAGTAAATATGATGGGTGCAAGTAAAAGAATAATGGAGATGTTTGTAAATAGAAAATCAAAACAGATAGATGTTTCAATGGCTAGATTTGCAAATGTAGCTTTTAGTGATGGATCTTTACTTCATGGATTTAATCAAAGAATTCAAAAAAATCAACCAATAGTTGCTCCAAATGATATAAAAAGATACTTTGTAACTCCACAAGAGAGTGGTGAACTTTGTCTTATGTCTTGTATCTTTGGAGAAAATAGAGATATATTTTTTCCAAAGCTAAGTGAAAATCTGCATCTTATAACATTTTCTGAAATAGCTGTAAAGTATTTGAAAAATCTCGGATTTGAACCATATTTGTGCAAAGATGAAGAAGAAGCAAGAGAGTTAGGTAAATCTTTGCCAAAAAAAGGAAAATATCCTTGCTTATTTACTGCTAGTGATACAACAGGGGAAAAGGATTTTGAAGAATTTTTTACAGATAAAGAAGTTTTAGATATGGAAAAATTTGAAAATCTAGGTATTATTAAAAATGAAGCAATTTATGAGGAAAAACTGTTAAATGAGTTTGAAAATGTAATAAAAACTTATAAACAAAAGTTATCTTGGACAAAAGAGGATATCGTAAAAGAGTTTTTTAGACTAATACCAGATTTTGGACATAAAGAAACTGGTAAATATCTTGATGGGAAGATGTAA
- the folE gene encoding GTP cyclohydrolase I FolE, giving the protein MNKELEFENSIKSILEYIGEDTQREGLLDTPKRVRKAYEFMCSGYKQCPKEIIQKALFTSTNDEMVVVKDIEFYSFCEHHMLPIIGKAHVAYIPNGKVVGLSKIPRVVDVFARRLQIQEQMTEQICDALNEHLKPKGVAVIIDARHMCMEMRGVEKICSTTITSSLRGLFKSDKKTKDEFLSIVSASFQK; this is encoded by the coding sequence ATGAATAAAGAGTTAGAGTTTGAGAATTCAATAAAGAGTATTTTAGAGTATATAGGAGAAGATACACAAAGAGAAGGGTTGCTTGATACTCCAAAGAGAGTTAGAAAAGCCTATGAGTTTATGTGTAGTGGATATAAACAGTGTCCAAAAGAGATTATTCAAAAAGCACTTTTTACTTCAACAAATGATGAGATGGTTGTTGTAAAAGATATAGAGTTCTACTCATTTTGTGAGCATCATATGTTACCAATTATTGGTAAAGCCCATGTTGCTTATATTCCAAATGGAAAAGTTGTGGGTCTTTCAAAAATTCCAAGAGTTGTTGATGTTTTTGCAAGAAGATTACAAATTCAAGAACAGATGACTGAGCAAATTTGTGATGCCTTAAATGAACACTTAAAACCAAAAGGGGTTGCAGTTATAATTGATGCAAGACATATGTGTATGGAGATGAGAGGTGTTGAAAAGATATGTTCAACTACTATAACTTCATCTTTAAGAGGACTTTTTAAAAGTGATAAGAAAACAAAAGATGAGTTTTTAAGTATAGTTTCTGCATCGTTTCAAAAATAG